The region GGTTCTTGTCCTTTACAATAATAGATAATTGAATTTTTAAGTTCACTATTTCATTTGAAACAACCTCTTTAAATAATTCCTCTTTTCCAGCAAAATGATAATAAAGCGATCCCTTGGCTTTACGCGCTATTTTGGCAATCTCATCCATAGATGTTTTATGGAATCCAAATTGACTAAACAATTTATTAGCTACACTTAAAATTTTATTTCTTGTATCATCTATAGCCATAATCTCTATCTTAATCAAACTGACTAAATCTGTTTTGAAGTGCAAATATAGAATTATTTTTTAATGAGGCTTGGAGAATTAGTTTTTTTTAACATTTAGTTTTGAGCATCTTAATTATTCGCAATATCTTCAGGAATATATTTTCGTAAAATAGATTCTATCATAAATTGATAAGATTGTCCGATAGCACTATAGCCTTTAATACTGCTTGCCAACTTTGACAAACTGGGTTCTGTGTCTGTATAGAAATAATTTACTCTTTCGTTACGAAATCTTTGCATTCCTCTTTTAGAGTTGAGAAATAATATATAATCTGTTACAGATTCTTGTACGTTATTATATGATTTTACTTCAAATCCGCCTTCTTCATCGGCATTTGCTTTAATACCACAGCCTGCTTTATAACAGTGAATACCAAAATACGCATTTCCCTCTTTGCAAAAACGTGATTTTCCCCAACCTGATTCAATAGCTGCTTGTGCCAAAGCAAATCGAATAGGGATTATATCTACCCTGCTAAGCAATTCATTCAGGTATATAATAATGCTTTCATTATTTTCTTCAAAAAGTGTTTCGTTAACTTTTCCAATATATTTTTTTTCAAGCGTTTTAAGCCATCGTTGCTCGGGTAGTTTTATTTTTTTTTCTTTTTCAACCATAGATTTAATTAATAGTAAACGCTTTCTCTCAAGTAAAACTTCTTGGTTAGAGTGTTGAATAAGAGGAATTAGTTTTAAGATAAAATCTTTATGAGTATCAGGTATAGAAGTCTTTCCTAAAAAAAGATTTTCATTATAATTGCCTGTATGCTCTTCTTTATTAGGGTTATATGATTTTTTTGGAAAAATAAAAAATATAAAAGTAAGTAAGCAGAGTAGGAGCGAAGGCTTGGTTATTATTTTGAGCATAAGAGATTAGATCAGTGGCTAAAAAATACGAATAATAAGCTTTTTTCTATTTGGTAAAATTAACAATTCTCGTTTAATAAGTTTTGTTTTTTTTTAATGGGACTTACATATTCAATTCTAAATTTGTAATCGATGCAAGACACAGCAATGAATCTAACAAATACTAATACGACTGAACTTAAGGCTCTAGTTCAGTTGTTAGACGACCCCGATATTACTGTTTTCAGTCAGATTGAAGAGCGAATATTGAATTTTGGTAATGATGCTATTGCTGTACTTGAAGACAATACTAGCTATAAGTCGGATAAAGAAATCAGTAATCGTATTGACAGAATAATAAAGAAGATACAGTTTAACTCTATTTATACTGAACTTGTTGATTGGAAGCATAATGATCAGGCTAATTTATTTGAAGCCGTTTTAAGCATTTCGGCTATGCAATATCCTAAAATGGATGTGTTGGTTCTAAGGAAAATGATGGACAGAATTACACGGGATGTTTGGTTGGAAATGAACGAAGAACTTACTCCTCTCGAAAAAGTGCAAATATTTAACCATATTTTCTTTGGTACTTATAAATTTTATGGAAATAAAGGTAACCTAAGTTCTCCTCAAAATTCTCTGATAAAAGATGTTTTGGAAAGTAAGAAGGGAAATTCTGTTAGCATTAGCATATTGTATCTCGAAATTGCACGCCGCTTGAATATGCCGATATATGGTGTCGATTTACCGCAAAATTTTGTCCTGGCTTATGTGAACGACGAAAGTGTACTCTCTGCAAATCATAGGGTATTATTTTATATCAATCCATTTAATGAAGGAATTATTTTTACTAAAAAAGATATCGATGCTTTTTTAAAGCAAATCAGCGAAAAGCCTCGTAAAGAATATTATCAG is a window of Bacteroidales bacterium DNA encoding:
- a CDS encoding transglutaminase family protein, with translation MQDTAMNLTNTNTTELKALVQLLDDPDITVFSQIEERILNFGNDAIAVLEDNTSYKSDKEISNRIDRIIKKIQFNSIYTELVDWKHNDQANLFEAVLSISAMQYPKMDVLVLRKMMDRITRDVWLEMNEELTPLEKVQIFNHIFFGTYKFYGNKGNLSSPQNSLIKDVLESKKGNSVSISILYLEIARRLNMPIYGVDLPQNFVLAYVNDESVLSANHRVLFYINPFNEGIIFTKKDIDAFLKQISEKPRKEYYQVCDNVSVVKRLLTELVESFSAVGEEETAETYKRLSKAID
- a CDS encoding glucosaminidase domain-containing protein, with protein sequence MLKIITKPSLLLCLLTFIFFIFPKKSYNPNKEEHTGNYNENLFLGKTSIPDTHKDFILKLIPLIQHSNQEVLLERKRLLLIKSMVEKEKKIKLPEQRWLKTLEKKYIGKVNETLFEENNESIIIYLNELLSRVDIIPIRFALAQAAIESGWGKSRFCKEGNAYFGIHCYKAGCGIKANADEEGGFEVKSYNNVQESVTDYILFLNSKRGMQRFRNERVNYFYTDTEPSLSKLASSIKGYSAIGQSYQFMIESILRKYIPEDIANN